Proteins from a genomic interval of Parvivirga hydrogeniphila:
- a CDS encoding iron chaperone produces MAADAIDEYISAYPPEMQAVLRRMRAIIREEVPQAAETISHRLPTFDLDGVDLVHFGGFAKHVGQG; encoded by the coding sequence ATGGCGGCCGACGCGATCGACGAGTACATCAGCGCGTATCCGCCCGAGATGCAGGCGGTGCTGAGGCGCATGCGGGCGATCATCCGCGAGGAAGTGCCACAGGCTGCCGAGACGATCAGCCACCGGCTGCCGACGTTCGACCTGGACGGCGTGGACCTCGTGCACTTCGGCGGGTTCGCCAAGCACGTGGGACAGGGTTGA